A stretch of Paenibacillus peoriae DNA encodes these proteins:
- a CDS encoding MFS transporter: MSPESKGSIWPLLALAVSAFAIGTTEFISVGLLPLIAEDLHISVTMSALTVTLYALGVTIGAPVLTSLTSSVPRKTLLLWIMIIFIAGNSLAAVSSGIALLLIARVISAFAHGVFMSIGSTIAADLVPDDRRASAISIMFSGLTVATVTGVPLGTYIGQQWGWRAAFMAIVVVGVVALIANLILLPSTLRKGNKTPFREQVKLVTNGRLLLAFIITALGYGGTFVVFTYLSPLLHDITGFQQSTVTFILLLYGIAIAIGNVIGGKAANRKPLSALFYMFLIQAVILFLLLFTAPFKTAGLITIFFMGLLAFMNVPGLQVYVVMLAERFAPKAVDVASAVNIAAFNAGIAIGAYVGGIVTDSLGLIHTAWIGSIMVFVAVLLTGWSRMLEKRDTTTITG, encoded by the coding sequence ATGTCGCCAGAATCAAAAGGAAGTATATGGCCATTACTGGCTCTAGCCGTAAGCGCCTTTGCGATTGGGACAACTGAGTTCATCAGCGTGGGACTGCTTCCCCTCATTGCTGAAGACTTGCACATATCTGTAACGATGTCCGCACTAACTGTAACGCTGTATGCATTAGGAGTTACCATCGGGGCACCTGTCTTGACCTCATTAACATCAAGTGTTCCCCGTAAAACGTTGCTGCTGTGGATCATGATTATATTTATTGCAGGTAACAGCCTTGCTGCGGTCTCTAGTGGAATTGCCTTGCTGCTGATTGCACGTGTGATCTCGGCGTTCGCCCATGGGGTGTTCATGTCCATCGGTTCCACCATCGCGGCCGATCTTGTGCCGGATGATCGTCGAGCGAGTGCGATTTCCATTATGTTCTCCGGGTTGACCGTAGCCACAGTCACAGGTGTACCTTTGGGTACCTATATTGGGCAGCAATGGGGTTGGCGGGCTGCATTTATGGCGATTGTGGTCGTCGGTGTAGTGGCACTCATCGCCAATCTGATTCTGCTGCCATCTACACTGCGCAAAGGGAACAAGACTCCTTTCCGCGAGCAGGTCAAACTGGTTACCAATGGTCGCTTGCTACTTGCATTTATCATTACAGCTTTGGGGTATGGAGGCACATTTGTGGTGTTTACTTATTTATCTCCATTACTCCACGACATAACCGGATTTCAGCAAAGTACGGTAACGTTTATTCTTTTGCTGTATGGAATTGCGATTGCCATCGGGAATGTCATTGGCGGAAAAGCAGCAAACCGTAAGCCGCTTTCAGCTTTGTTTTACATGTTTCTGATTCAAGCAGTGATCCTTTTTCTCCTGTTGTTCACGGCACCTTTTAAAACGGCAGGACTGATTACGATCTTCTTTATGGGATTGCTTGCGTTTATGAACGTGCCCGGGTTACAGGTATATGTAGTCATGTTAGCCGAACGGTTTGCACCCAAAGCTGTCGATGTTGCCTCTGCTGTTAATATTGCTGCTTTCAACGCAGGGATAGCCATCGGAGCTTATGTAGGCGGAATTGTAACGGATTCACTCGGTCTCATTCATACAGCCTGGATCGGGAGCATTATGGTTTTCGTTGCGGTCCTGCTCACAGGCTGGAGTCGTATGCTCGAAAAAAGGGATACAACTACCATTACAGGTTAA
- a CDS encoding aldo/keto reductase has protein sequence MTQNLQSTTLLNNGVRMPWFGIGVFKVEEGSELVDAIKAAVKHGYRSIDTAAIYANESSVGQAIQEALQENNLSREELFVTSKVWNADLGYEETRAAYEASLDKLGLEYLDLYLIHWPVQGKYKEAWRALESLYKEGRIKAIGVSNFQIHHLEDLMKDAEIKPMINQVEFHPQLTQTELLQFCQRNDIQMEAWSPLMQGQLLDHPVLQDIATKYGKSVAQVILRWDVQQGVVTIPKSTKAHRIVENADIFDFELTREDMDRIQALNADLRVGPDPDNFDF, from the coding sequence ATGACACAAAACTTACAAAGCACAACATTGTTAAACAACGGAGTTCGTATGCCTTGGTTTGGCATCGGGGTATTTAAAGTGGAGGAAGGTTCGGAGCTGGTCGATGCTATAAAGGCTGCTGTAAAGCATGGCTACCGCAGTATAGATACAGCTGCAATCTATGCGAATGAAAGCAGTGTAGGGCAGGCTATTCAGGAAGCCCTTCAGGAAAATAATCTGTCCAGAGAAGAACTGTTCGTCACGTCCAAAGTGTGGAATGCAGATTTAGGCTATGAAGAGACAAGAGCAGCTTATGAAGCCAGTCTGGATAAGCTGGGTCTGGAATACCTGGATCTATATCTGATTCATTGGCCAGTTCAGGGAAAGTATAAAGAAGCTTGGAGAGCGTTGGAATCCTTGTATAAAGAAGGACGGATTAAGGCAATTGGAGTCAGCAACTTCCAGATTCATCATTTGGAAGATCTCATGAAAGATGCTGAAATCAAGCCAATGATCAATCAGGTGGAGTTCCATCCACAATTAACCCAAACCGAGCTGTTGCAATTCTGTCAAAGGAACGACATTCAAATGGAAGCCTGGTCCCCGTTAATGCAAGGCCAATTGCTGGATCATCCGGTACTGCAAGACATAGCGACCAAGTACGGTAAATCGGTGGCGCAAGTGATTTTACGCTGGGATGTGCAGCAGGGAGTTGTCACCATTCCCAAGTCTACCAAGGCGCATCGGATCGTCGAAAATGCCGATATTTTTGACTTCGAACTGACGCGCGAGGATATGGATCGAATTCAGGCGTTAAATGCCGATCTTCGGGTAGGTCCAGATCCGGATAACTTTGATTTTTAA
- a CDS encoding LacI family DNA-binding transcriptional regulator encodes MNKTIADIAQMAGVSKSTVSRFLNGGSVSVDTKRKIEKVVKATGYVPNAFAQSLKAKRTNIIGTVVPRLDSFATSHTLMGIDEELRSQHYQMLISNTSQDVQREIEAIYELGRQKISGIILLAAQITDDHLTAIRDIGIPVLLVGQQHEQLHSLIHDDYRAGYDIGTYVLSQGHREIAYVGVTEKDVAVGVQRKEGFRQAVRDALPTESCTDDAMQAAGYDIRYYETGFKMSDARIAASAILDNFKPTLMVCATDNIALGVINAAYSRGIVIPSDLSVTGFGGYDITEVIHPALTTVQYPYMDAGRVAAQNIMRLVEHKSVEKVTVMNYSLIERESVDKR; translated from the coding sequence ATGAATAAGACGATTGCAGATATAGCCCAAATGGCTGGTGTATCCAAGAGCACGGTATCCCGTTTTTTGAACGGCGGGTCTGTCAGCGTGGATACGAAACGAAAAATTGAAAAAGTGGTTAAAGCCACGGGCTATGTGCCCAATGCCTTTGCCCAGAGTCTTAAGGCGAAGCGGACCAACATCATCGGCACCGTTGTGCCGCGTCTGGATTCTTTTGCGACATCTCATACGCTGATGGGGATTGATGAGGAACTGCGTTCTCAGCATTATCAGATGCTGATCTCCAATACGAGCCAGGATGTACAGCGTGAAATCGAAGCCATTTATGAGCTGGGCCGACAAAAGATTTCGGGTATCATTTTGCTGGCTGCTCAAATTACAGACGACCATCTGACCGCGATTCGTGACATCGGTATTCCAGTGTTGCTGGTGGGCCAGCAGCACGAGCAGCTTCATAGCCTTATCCATGATGACTATCGTGCAGGATATGATATTGGCACGTACGTTTTGTCTCAGGGACACCGCGAAATTGCCTACGTTGGTGTTACTGAAAAGGATGTTGCCGTCGGTGTGCAGCGCAAGGAGGGCTTTAGGCAGGCTGTACGCGATGCATTGCCTACTGAGTCTTGTACGGACGATGCGATGCAAGCAGCAGGGTATGATATCAGATACTATGAGACCGGATTTAAAATGTCCGATGCACGAATTGCTGCATCCGCTATTTTGGACAATTTCAAGCCAACGTTAATGGTGTGTGCTACGGATAATATTGCGCTGGGCGTAATCAATGCTGCTTATTCCAGAGGGATTGTCATTCCGTCGGATTTGTCGGTAACTGGCTTTGGGGGATACGATATTACGGAGGTCATTCACCCTGCGCTGACAACCGTTCAATATCCGTATATGGATGCTGGACGTGTAGCAGCGCAAAATATTATGCGGCTGGTAGAACATAAATCGGTAGAAAAA